From a region of the Macrobrachium nipponense isolate FS-2020 chromosome 3, ASM1510439v2, whole genome shotgun sequence genome:
- the LOC135222434 gene encoding basic salivary proline-rich protein 3-like: MAGLTRLSRDVCGPRLSIPGHVAGNAHPSRDTWRASPARPGTLGRSLARPVPGGHVACPACPSQDTQHAPPTRPGRVAGPPNPIPGNVGRHSAPPVPGPVVGTRTTQDALQALPAHPRTHSGPCPPVHGLMADTPPPPSVPGRLGGPHPPILGHVWEPRPPVPGCMAGPARLSRDAWLTPPARPGMHGGPHTPVLGCWWPLPAHPGMRGDSPSCPVIENTFA, encoded by the coding sequence atggcgggcctcacccgcctgtcccgggacgtgTGCGGGCCTCGCCTGTctatcccaggacacgtggcgggcaaCGCCCACCCCTCCCGGGATACATGGAGggcatcgcccgcccgtcccgggacacttggGAGGTCCCTTGCCCGCCCTGTTCCCGGAGGACACGTGGCGTGtcctgcctgcccgtcccaggacacacaGCATGCCCCACCCACCCGTCCGGGACGTGTGGCGGGCCCCCCCAACCCCATCCCGGGAAACGTGGGGCGCCACtccgccccgcccgtcccgggacctgtggtGGGCACCCGCACGACCCAGGACGCGTTGCAggccctgcccgcccatccccggACACATAGCGGGCCCTGCCCTCCCGTCCATGGACTCATGGCtgacaccccccctcccccatctgtCCCGGGACGCTTGGGCGGGCcccacccgcccatcctgggacacgtgtGGGAGccccgcccgcctgtcccgggatgcATGGCAggccctgcccgcctgtcccgggatgcGTGGTTGAccccgcctgcccgtcccgggatgcaTGGCGGGCCCCACACACCCGTCCTGGGATGCTGGTGGCCCCtccccgcccatcccgggatgcGTGGCGACTCGCCTTCCTGTCCTGTCATAGAAAACACCTTTGCTTAG